The following proteins come from a genomic window of Acinetobacter sp. SAAs474:
- a CDS encoding nuclear transport factor 2 family protein codes for MNKQELKDFVNQAHYELFTLRDTTALSRYFAENFIEHSPLVADGISGLAQLVNDSPQLQHQAIRILADGDLVAIHGRFQGLDEQPLVGFDIYRVDNGKIVEHWDGLVPEAAANSSGRTQLDGVNQVDTDGDIEKNRELVSNFFTQTLIAGDYSGFRRYAEGNHFLQHSPDIGDGVDAVIDFLEHIRDQGQGLVYHKIHRTIADGQFVLTHSEGEIAGDRHAYFELWRVENGKIAELWDAITAVPEDQQAVHPYGIF; via the coding sequence ATGAATAAACAGGAACTTAAAGACTTTGTCAATCAAGCCCACTATGAACTTTTTACCCTGCGCGATACGACAGCACTTTCACGCTATTTTGCAGAAAACTTTATTGAGCACTCCCCTTTAGTTGCTGATGGTATTTCAGGTTTAGCCCAACTAGTCAATGATTCACCTCAATTACAACATCAAGCAATCCGTATCTTGGCGGATGGTGATTTGGTGGCGATTCATGGTCGTTTTCAAGGCTTAGATGAACAACCACTGGTGGGTTTTGATATTTATCGTGTCGATAATGGTAAAATTGTTGAACATTGGGATGGACTCGTCCCAGAAGCAGCAGCGAATAGTAGTGGTCGTACACAGCTAGATGGTGTCAATCAAGTCGATACTGATGGTGATATAGAAAAAAATCGTGAACTGGTTAGCAATTTTTTTACGCAAACTTTAATTGCTGGAGACTATAGCGGTTTTAGACGTTATGCTGAAGGCAATCACTTTTTACAGCATAGCCCTGATATTGGTGATGGTGTAGATGCTGTCATTGATTTTTTAGAACACATTCGTGATCAAGGGCAAGGTTTAGTCTATCATAAAATTCATCGTACCATTGCTGATGGACAGTTTGTTCTTACCCATTCAGAAGGTGAGATTGCGGGTGATCGACATGCATATTTTGAACTTTGGCGTGTTGAAAATGGTAAGATTGCCGAACTTTGGGATGCAATTACTGCAGTACCAGAAGATCAACAAGCCGTTCACCCTTACGGCATATTTTAA
- a CDS encoding PLP-dependent aminotransferase family protein, giving the protein MRSLLADHLLQRLQQQTEGALYQRVFRCLRDAMIEDVLPPKTRLPASRDLAHELNVSRNTILNAYEQLRAQGYVEAFTGSGTWVCEKLPEDYLNVLSAETTPQQNTSYDLKNLSQRGMVFFENAAASPYQWGAFVPGVPDVTEFPHAEFSKIFYRLSRQPNIANLIYTSDGGCLELKQALAEYLRVVRSVKCDAEQILITDGIHQAVDFISRALCDVDEHVWVEEPGYWGARNILRMNGLNIHAMPVDHEGITLDQTAPVPKLIFVTPSHQYPLGSHLSLSRRRQLLDLARVHHSWIIEDDYDSEFRFEGQPFPSLQGLEENTPVIYMGTFSKTIYPALRVGYMVIPKSLVAGLKTISAELYRGGHMLTQLALAEFIQNGHYAAHIRRMRLLYTKRRAFLIELIERYLGHDFVHEYSHEAGLHLVLKLPSHTDDVAIAQLALTRNVKVRPLSQYFTQQEQNTARGLLLGFACVAEKEMLIAFSILRQCLKEHHIFPHLSQS; this is encoded by the coding sequence TTGCGTAGTTTATTGGCTGATCATCTTTTACAACGCCTACAACAACAAACTGAAGGTGCATTATATCAACGGGTATTTCGCTGTTTACGTGATGCCATGATTGAAGATGTATTACCTCCCAAAACACGTTTACCCGCTTCACGTGATCTTGCCCATGAACTCAATGTTTCTCGCAATACTATTTTAAATGCTTATGAACAATTACGGGCACAAGGTTATGTCGAGGCTTTTACAGGTAGCGGTACATGGGTCTGTGAAAAGTTACCCGAAGATTATCTGAATGTACTTAGCGCAGAAACCACACCACAGCAAAATACCAGTTATGATTTAAAAAATCTTTCTCAACGAGGTATGGTTTTTTTTGAAAATGCTGCAGCATCACCTTATCAATGGGGTGCCTTTGTGCCTGGTGTACCTGATGTGACTGAATTCCCTCATGCAGAATTTAGTAAGATTTTTTATCGACTTAGCCGTCAGCCCAACATTGCCAATTTAATCTATACCAGTGATGGTGGCTGTTTGGAATTAAAGCAAGCGCTCGCTGAGTATTTACGTGTGGTACGTTCAGTAAAATGTGATGCAGAACAAATTCTCATTACCGATGGTATTCATCAAGCCGTTGATTTTATTTCTCGTGCCTTATGTGATGTTGATGAACATGTCTGGGTAGAAGAACCAGGCTATTGGGGAGCCAGAAATATTTTACGTATGAATGGTCTAAATATTCATGCGATGCCTGTTGATCATGAGGGAATTACCTTAGATCAAACGGCACCTGTACCTAAACTCATTTTTGTGACCCCTTCTCATCAATATCCTTTAGGTTCTCATCTTAGTCTTTCTCGTCGTAGACAACTGTTAGATTTAGCACGTGTACATCATAGCTGGATTATTGAAGATGACTATGACAGTGAATTTCGCTTTGAGGGTCAACCATTCCCATCTCTGCAAGGTTTAGAGGAAAATACCCCTGTCATTTATATGGGCACCTTCAGCAAAACGATCTATCCCGCACTGCGAGTAGGTTATATGGTAATCCCTAAAAGTTTAGTGGCTGGGCTAAAAACCATTTCTGCTGAACTCTATCGAGGTGGCCATATGTTGACACAACTGGCCTTAGCGGAATTTATTCAAAATGGGCACTATGCGGCACATATTCGACGTATGCGCCTTTTATATACCAAACGACGTGCCTTTTTAATTGAGTTAATTGAACGCTATCTAGGACATGATTTTGTTCATGAATATAGTCATGAAGCCGGTTTACATTTGGTTTTAAAATTACCATCTCATACAGATGATGTCGCGATTGCACAATTGGCACTGACACGTAATGTCAAAGTTCGCCCATTATCTCAATATTTTACGCAGCAAGAACAAAATACGGCACGGGGTTTATTATTAGGTTTTGCCTGTGTTGCTGAAAAAGAGATGTTGATCGCTTTTAGCATTCTCAGACAATGTCTCAAAGAGCATCATATTTTCCCTCATTTATCTCAATCCTAA
- the lpdA gene encoding dihydrolipoyl dehydrogenase: MLEQKFDLIVIGAGPGGYVAAIRAAQLGLKTAIVEEKHLGGICLNWGCIPTKALLNGAALAQQFKQASHLGFSFTGLHFDIQQLVQHSRQVSQQLVQGIGQLLKKNHVTVFSARAEFIAKTKLELTAAQGEKYYIAAPHIIVATGAKAANLANVPIDGDAVWSYKEALTPSQCPQSLLVIGSGAIGCEFASLYQELGCQVTLVDIAAQILPHEDAEIAHYLQTQFQQQGMTVLTQTKVEKIEIEAGKIHCHLITATGKQVICVEKVLSAIGIQPNLHNLGLEKLGIELENGFIKIDDYCKTNVAGVYAIGDVAGAPCLAHKASHEAMLCVEKIAGIANVQALDRTHIPACIFTHPQVASIGLTEQKARAAGFKIEVGKFSLQANGKALAIGQSHGFVKTIFDQHSGALLGAHMIGHEVTEQIQGFAIAQYLEATEESLAQVVFPHPTLSEAMHESILAALQRAIHI, from the coding sequence ATGTTAGAACAAAAATTTGATCTTATTGTCATTGGTGCGGGTCCTGGTGGTTATGTTGCAGCCATTCGGGCAGCCCAGTTAGGATTAAAAACGGCGATTGTTGAAGAAAAACATCTTGGTGGCATTTGTTTAAATTGGGGCTGTATTCCCACTAAAGCGTTATTAAATGGGGCTGCATTGGCACAACAGTTTAAGCAGGCATCACATTTGGGCTTTTCTTTTACTGGACTCCATTTTGATATTCAACAACTGGTACAACATAGTCGTCAGGTATCCCAACAATTGGTACAAGGTATTGGGCAGTTATTGAAAAAGAATCATGTGACTGTCTTTTCAGCAAGAGCCGAGTTTATTGCAAAAACCAAGTTGGAGTTAACTGCTGCTCAAGGAGAAAAATATTATATTGCTGCACCACATATTATTGTTGCAACAGGAGCAAAAGCTGCAAATTTAGCCAATGTTCCTATAGATGGCGATGCTGTATGGAGTTATAAAGAAGCATTAACACCAAGCCAGTGTCCTCAATCTCTGTTAGTGATAGGGTCTGGTGCGATTGGCTGTGAGTTTGCGAGTTTATATCAAGAGTTAGGTTGCCAAGTGACCTTGGTCGATATTGCAGCACAAATCTTGCCGCATGAAGATGCAGAGATTGCACATTATCTGCAAACACAATTTCAACAGCAGGGGATGACAGTTTTAACCCAGACAAAAGTGGAAAAAATTGAAATTGAGGCAGGGAAAATACATTGTCATCTGATCACTGCAACAGGTAAGCAGGTGATTTGCGTTGAGAAAGTACTTTCAGCAATTGGAATTCAACCGAATCTGCACAATCTTGGTTTAGAAAAACTGGGTATTGAGTTGGAAAATGGTTTTATTAAAATTGATGATTATTGTAAAACTAATGTTGCTGGCGTTTATGCGATTGGCGATGTTGCTGGTGCACCTTGTCTGGCACATAAAGCAAGTCATGAAGCCATGCTATGTGTAGAGAAGATTGCTGGAATTGCCAATGTTCAGGCTTTAGACCGGACTCATATACCAGCCTGTATTTTTACTCATCCTCAAGTGGCCAGTATTGGTTTAACAGAACAAAAAGCCCGAGCAGCAGGTTTTAAAATTGAAGTGGGGAAATTTTCCTTACAAGCCAATGGCAAGGCTTTGGCGATTGGACAAAGTCACGGTTTTGTTAAAACTATTTTTGATCAACACAGTGGTGCATTATTAGGTGCGCATATGATTGGCCATGAAGTGACTGAGCAAATTCAAGGTTTTGCGATTGCTCAATATTTGGAGGCAACAGAGGAGAGTCTTGCTCAGGTAGTTTTTCCACATCCTACCTTATCTGAAGCTATGCATGAGTCAATTCTGGCGGCACTACAACGTGCAATTCATATTTAA
- a CDS encoding APC family permease, with the protein MEKSESSSKKLSLWQVTIIGIAYMTPMTVFDTFGIVSDLTSGHVPFAYLLALSAMLLTALSYARFSRHSEKSGSAYSYTAQSLGAKSGFFVGWCSLLDYLLLPLINVLLAAIYLHALIPSVPYWLWVIVSSGLVTLVNCFRIKLLANLSLVFVFAPIILMLVFIYLVIDGIGSSQGYQHVLSLKPLWHGPQELLPLIAGASVLCFSFLGFDAVTTLSHETRNPTKTIPRAVILTTLAGGVIFFTASWFIQLYFPSNIRFQNPSEALPEIVLYVGGALFQSIFLCGQIMNTVASGLASHASASRLLYIMGQDNIFPKKYFGTIHASLNTPFFSVLFVGLVSLSAMFLNLAQVVSLISFGALVAFTAVNFSVFVKFYLRDQQRNGLKNKFFNLFLPLFSMITIMALWINLDSSSLIFGCFWLLAGISLFIYKMLKKQTIAISNAY; encoded by the coding sequence ATGGAAAAAAGTGAAAGTTCCAGCAAAAAACTGTCTTTGTGGCAAGTGACGATTATTGGTATTGCCTATATGACGCCCATGACAGTTTTTGACACCTTTGGCATTGTTTCAGATCTCACCAGTGGACATGTACCCTTTGCCTATCTGCTGGCATTAAGTGCCATGTTACTTACCGCTTTAAGCTATGCACGCTTTAGTCGTCATTCAGAAAAATCGGGTTCTGCCTATAGTTATACGGCACAAAGCCTAGGTGCAAAAAGTGGTTTTTTTGTCGGTTGGTGTTCATTACTCGATTATTTATTACTGCCGTTAATTAATGTGCTATTAGCTGCTATTTATTTGCATGCTTTAATCCCCAGTGTGCCCTATTGGCTTTGGGTCATCGTATCATCTGGCCTCGTGACATTGGTCAATTGTTTTAGAATCAAACTGCTTGCAAACCTAAGCCTTGTTTTTGTTTTTGCCCCTATTATTTTAATGCTGGTTTTTATTTACTTGGTCATTGATGGTATTGGTTCCAGTCAAGGCTATCAGCATGTTCTTAGCTTAAAACCACTTTGGCATGGCCCACAAGAACTCTTGCCTTTAATTGCGGGTGCATCCGTTTTATGCTTTTCATTTCTCGGTTTTGATGCAGTGACCACTCTATCTCATGAAACGCGCAATCCAACCAAAACCATTCCACGTGCAGTGATTCTAACCACACTTGCTGGAGGAGTGATCTTTTTTACAGCCTCATGGTTTATTCAATTATACTTTCCCAGCAACATCCGTTTTCAAAATCCATCTGAAGCATTACCTGAAATTGTTTTATATGTAGGTGGCGCGCTATTTCAATCTATTTTTTTATGCGGTCAGATTATGAATACTGTTGCTTCAGGGCTGGCCTCACATGCCAGTGCATCGCGTTTATTGTATATTATGGGTCAAGATAATATCTTTCCTAAAAAGTATTTTGGTACAATTCATGCATCACTCAACACCCCTTTTTTCTCAGTACTATTTGTAGGATTGGTGTCACTTTCTGCAATGTTTTTAAATTTAGCACAAGTAGTTAGCCTGATTAGTTTTGGTGCTTTAGTGGCCTTTACTGCAGTTAATTTTTCCGTATTTGTAAAATTTTATCTTCGTGATCAACAACGTAATGGCTTAAAAAATAAATTCTTCAACCTATTTTTACCTCTTTTTTCAATGATCACTATTATGGCTTTATGGATCAATCTTGATTCATCTTCACTCATTTTTGGCTGTTTTTGGCTCTTAGCAGGCATTTCATTATTTATCTATAAAATGCTTAAAAAACAAACAATCGCTATTAGTAATGCCTATTAA
- a CDS encoding gamma-aminobutyraldehyde dehydrogenase, with the protein MSNVKLKHFINGEYVAAQSDQYFDLVSPVTGQVYAQSPNATDEEVDRAYAAAKAAFKIWGRSTPSTRQKALLALADAIEANAERLIEAQSRNTGQLKHLIASEEVAICADQIRFFAGAARLLEGTASGEYLEGLSSSIRREPVGVVGQVTPWNYPLMMAVWKIAPALAAGNTVVLKPSDTTPESTLLLAEIAAPFFPKGAFNVVLGQAQVGSKVVSHKTPALVSITGSVRAGLQVAASAAANLAKAHLELGGKAPVLVFADADIDKAVETIAITGYFNAGQDCTAATRVIVDETIYDEFLSKLVEAAKNTRFGDPDDQDALYGPLNNANQLKHIKAFIENLPAHAKVETGGKQADRCGFYFEPTVISGLQQHDDAIQNEIFGPVITVQKFVDEADAIDKANDVEYGLASSVWTTNHARATRLARELDFGTVWINTHIPLTAEMPHGGFKKSGYGKDLSGYGFEEYTRIKHVMSATD; encoded by the coding sequence ATGTCAAATGTGAAACTTAAACATTTTATTAATGGTGAATATGTCGCAGCGCAATCAGATCAATATTTTGATTTAGTTAGCCCAGTCACAGGCCAAGTCTATGCACAATCTCCGAATGCAACAGATGAAGAAGTCGATCGCGCATATGCTGCTGCCAAAGCAGCATTTAAAATCTGGGGCCGTAGTACACCTTCTACACGACAAAAAGCATTACTGGCATTAGCAGATGCCATTGAAGCCAATGCAGAACGTTTAATTGAAGCGCAAAGTCGTAATACTGGGCAGCTTAAACATTTAATTGCTTCAGAAGAAGTTGCGATTTGTGCTGATCAAATTCGTTTTTTTGCAGGTGCTGCACGCTTACTGGAAGGCACTGCATCAGGTGAATATTTAGAAGGTTTAAGTTCAAGTATTCGTCGTGAACCTGTGGGAGTCGTAGGTCAAGTTACGCCATGGAACTATCCACTAATGATGGCAGTATGGAAAATTGCACCCGCATTAGCAGCAGGAAATACGGTAGTACTTAAACCTAGCGATACCACTCCAGAAAGTACCTTATTACTGGCTGAAATCGCTGCGCCATTTTTCCCTAAAGGTGCTTTTAACGTTGTTTTAGGCCAAGCACAAGTAGGCTCTAAAGTTGTTTCACATAAAACACCCGCATTGGTTTCAATTACAGGATCTGTACGTGCCGGTTTACAAGTTGCAGCGTCTGCAGCAGCGAATCTAGCTAAAGCACATTTAGAACTTGGTGGCAAAGCACCTGTTTTAGTTTTTGCTGATGCCGATATTGACAAGGCCGTAGAAACCATTGCTATAACAGGCTACTTTAATGCTGGGCAAGACTGTACTGCAGCAACACGTGTGATTGTAGATGAAACGATTTACGATGAATTTCTTAGCAAATTAGTTGAAGCAGCAAAAAATACCCGCTTTGGTGATCCAGATGATCAAGATGCGCTGTATGGACCATTAAATAATGCCAATCAACTGAAACATATTAAAGCATTTATTGAAAATTTACCGGCACATGCCAAAGTTGAAACAGGTGGGAAACAAGCCGATCGTTGTGGTTTTTATTTTGAGCCGACAGTTATTTCTGGCCTACAACAACATGATGATGCCATTCAAAATGAGATTTTTGGCCCAGTCATTACTGTACAAAAATTTGTTGATGAAGCAGATGCGATTGATAAAGCCAATGATGTGGAATATGGTCTTGCATCAAGTGTTTGGACCACCAATCATGCTCGTGCAACCCGTCTAGCACGTGAACTTGACTTTGGTACTGTATGGATTAATACACATATTCCATTAACAGCCGAAATGCCACATGGCGGTTTTAAGAAATCAGGTTATGGCAAAGATTTATCAGGTTATGGTTTTGAAGAATATACCCGTATCAAACATGTGATGAGTGCAACGGATTAA
- a CDS encoding FAD-dependent oxidoreductase — translation MKTHTNVQQINKPQHLKDVEFRNSAANKVGKEWSWINSKHPQTADLENPANYYESSLAAWHTFDPLNHDIECDVVVIGAGLLGASTALHLAEQGVDTVVLEKNRIGSAASGRNGGQLTPGLARWEAEDMIEHLSYQDAQKLWHFTSTEAMQLIDHISEHYDLQFNRQQGHITAAVHEGHLVALTQGADARKFLGEDHTQIVGKHELQDYIKSDYYTGGLIDHLGGQIHPLALNRGLIYAFCQNGGSVYENTEALSIKQQEDGIYIQTAQARIKAKKSVVLAVHHASFKLLPEQKQTTIPFYTYVSTTAPLELDIQQLLPHGHPVYDTQFQIDYYRPVTDNRLLFGGQGTGTCWGPEKTLAYLQQRIHTVFPQIKNLSMDFVWSGTTDLTVNGAVDSRKFEHKFPIYAVHGWSGHGVAQTVRIGKAIADDFVGKNHDFAMLAKIEHQNILFGRRLAPIMIPLAKSAFGLGAMLQPGKMVSF, via the coding sequence ATGAAAACCCATACAAACGTTCAACAAATTAACAAACCACAACATCTAAAAGATGTTGAATTTAGAAACAGTGCAGCCAATAAAGTCGGTAAAGAATGGAGCTGGATTAATAGCAAACATCCACAAACAGCAGATCTAGAAAATCCGGCCAATTATTATGAAAGCTCACTGGCTGCATGGCATACCTTTGATCCGTTAAACCACGATATTGAATGTGATGTCGTGGTAATTGGTGCAGGATTACTCGGTGCATCAACAGCTTTACATTTAGCAGAACAAGGCGTAGATACTGTTGTTTTAGAAAAAAACCGTATTGGTAGTGCAGCATCAGGACGTAATGGTGGACAATTGACTCCCGGTCTTGCACGTTGGGAAGCAGAAGATATGATTGAGCATTTAAGTTATCAAGATGCTCAAAAATTATGGCACTTCACCTCTACTGAAGCAATGCAATTGATTGATCATATTTCAGAGCACTATGATTTACAATTCAATCGTCAACAAGGTCATATTACTGCAGCCGTACATGAAGGGCATTTAGTTGCTTTAACACAAGGTGCTGATGCACGAAAATTTTTAGGTGAAGATCACACTCAAATTGTCGGAAAACACGAGTTACAGGACTATATTAAGTCCGACTATTATACTGGTGGATTAATTGACCATTTAGGTGGACAAATTCATCCTTTGGCTTTAAATCGTGGTCTTATTTATGCATTTTGTCAAAATGGTGGTTCAGTCTATGAAAATACTGAAGCATTGAGTATTAAACAGCAAGAAGATGGTATTTATATCCAAACAGCACAAGCACGAATAAAAGCAAAAAAATCAGTCGTGCTTGCCGTACATCATGCCTCGTTTAAACTGTTACCAGAACAAAAGCAAACCACGATTCCCTTTTATACCTATGTCAGTACCACGGCACCTTTAGAACTTGATATTCAGCAGTTATTGCCTCATGGACATCCGGTCTATGATACCCAATTTCAAATTGATTATTATCGTCCAGTGACGGATAACCGTTTATTATTTGGTGGACAGGGAACTGGAACCTGCTGGGGTCCTGAAAAAACTTTGGCCTATCTTCAGCAACGTATTCATACTGTTTTTCCACAAATTAAAAACCTAAGCATGGATTTTGTCTGGAGTGGCACGACAGATCTCACGGTTAATGGTGCAGTCGATAGCCGTAAATTTGAACATAAATTTCCAATTTATGCCGTACACGGCTGGAGTGGGCACGGTGTGGCACAGACCGTCCGTATCGGCAAAGCAATTGCCGATGATTTTGTGGGTAAAAATCATGATTTTGCCATGCTGGCTAAAATTGAGCATCAGAATATCTTATTTGGCCGTCGTTTAGCGCCGATTATGATTCCACTGGCAAAAAGTGCTTTTGGATTGGGTGCGATGCTACAACCAGGAAAAATGGTCTCTTTTTAA
- a CDS encoding amino acid permease, producing MKINKDESSNELSASLKTRHLTMMSIAGVIGAALFVGSGSIIASTGPAVILAYLAGGALVVFIMRMLGEMAATSPDTGSFSTYAERAIGRWAGFTIGWLYWWFWVLLMAWEAYVAGLILHEWFPYVSVNVFTLLMTIGFISINFMQVSKYGEAEFWFALIKVVAIVVFILLGVLAVIQLWPMAQVNPIHNLTGNGGFMPNGIGPVIVALLGVMFSFLGAEIVTIAASESKNPVEQTKRAIKSVVWRICLFYIGSIFLIVCIVPWNDPLLGQTGYGAYRRTFELLGIPGAQWVMNFVVLTSVSSCFVSGHYTASRMLYSLSKRGDAPKFLQKTRPNGMPVFAVLASCLVALTVACMNFIDALKPREILDILMNTTGMIALLVYLVIAISQVKLRQKMQREGQEIKLKMWLFPWLSYIVIAFISVSLIAMSFIEQYRILVWSTGAATLLVVLLGIRIQIKAARKKNIALAQPQLTREFN from the coding sequence ATGAAAATCAATAAAGATGAGTCTAGCAATGAACTGAGTGCCTCTTTAAAAACCAGACATCTCACCATGATGTCAATCGCAGGTGTAATTGGTGCAGCTTTATTTGTCGGCTCTGGCAGTATTATTGCCTCAACAGGTCCTGCAGTTATTTTGGCTTATCTTGCTGGTGGTGCATTGGTGGTTTTTATTATGCGTATGCTGGGTGAGATGGCAGCCACTTCTCCTGATACTGGTTCATTCTCTACGTATGCGGAACGAGCCATTGGACGTTGGGCAGGTTTTACCATTGGCTGGTTATATTGGTGGTTTTGGGTCCTGTTAATGGCGTGGGAAGCATATGTGGCAGGGCTTATTCTGCATGAATGGTTTCCTTATGTCAGTGTTAATGTTTTTACCTTATTGATGACCATCGGCTTTATTTCGATTAATTTTATGCAGGTCAGCAAATATGGTGAAGCTGAATTCTGGTTTGCATTGATTAAAGTCGTTGCGATTGTGGTTTTTATTCTCTTGGGCGTATTGGCCGTTATACAGCTATGGCCGATGGCACAGGTTAATCCGATACACAACTTGACTGGAAATGGCGGTTTTATGCCCAACGGTATTGGTCCAGTCATTGTTGCGTTATTGGGGGTGATGTTTTCTTTTTTAGGTGCTGAAATTGTAACCATTGCAGCATCGGAGTCAAAAAATCCTGTAGAACAAACCAAACGTGCCATTAAGTCGGTGGTTTGGCGAATTTGCTTGTTTTATATAGGCTCAATTTTCTTAATCGTATGTATTGTACCGTGGAATGATCCATTACTGGGACAAACAGGCTATGGCGCATATCGCCGTACTTTTGAACTGCTGGGAATTCCTGGTGCTCAGTGGGTGATGAATTTTGTGGTATTGACGTCAGTGAGTAGTTGTTTTGTTTCTGGACATTATACTGCTTCACGTATGTTATATTCATTATCAAAACGTGGCGATGCACCTAAGTTTTTACAAAAAACGCGTCCAAATGGCATGCCTGTTTTTGCCGTTTTGGCGTCATGTCTTGTTGCCCTAACTGTGGCATGTATGAACTTTATTGATGCGTTAAAACCACGCGAAATTCTAGATATTTTAATGAATACTACTGGAATGATTGCATTATTGGTTTATCTGGTGATTGCCATTTCTCAAGTTAAATTACGGCAGAAAATGCAACGTGAAGGTCAGGAAATTAAGTTAAAAATGTGGTTGTTTCCATGGCTTAGCTATATTGTTATTGCTTTTATTAGTGTATCGCTTATTGCGATGTCATTTATTGAACAATATCGTATCTTGGTCTGGTCTACAGGCGCTGCGACCCTGTTGGTGGTGCTGTTGGGTATTCGTATTCAAATAAAAGCGGCAAGGAAGAAAAATATTGCCTTAGCACAGCCACAGTTAACGCGTGAGTTTAATTAA
- a CDS encoding FadR/GntR family transcriptional regulator, whose protein sequence is MSAYTIIFAPIGQATRSEQVIERLENAIVSGLLKSNEQLPNEADLARLMGVSPITVREALNTLRVKGLIDTRRGRNGGSFVCELPSDFLLNQHPLRQASSEFLADLGEFHCANFSHSVYLAVQRTTSYEINKIKTLIEQFSQASEPDTRAQYDLRCLLTMSSFAQSSRLANQELTIQAEWAPLIAVLYQDDEFHAAIQQQYQCLLSSFVNANEDDALIQARKMISMVTDQMLRYRLSLL, encoded by the coding sequence ATGTCAGCCTATACCATTATTTTTGCCCCCATCGGTCAAGCAACTCGTTCAGAACAAGTGATTGAACGTTTGGAAAATGCAATTGTCTCTGGATTGCTCAAAAGTAATGAACAACTTCCTAATGAAGCTGACTTAGCACGCCTCATGGGCGTTTCTCCCATTACTGTGCGTGAAGCATTAAATACATTACGTGTAAAAGGTTTAATTGATACACGTCGTGGTCGAAATGGTGGCAGTTTTGTCTGTGAACTGCCTTCTGATTTTTTATTAAATCAACATCCTTTGCGTCAAGCATCCAGTGAGTTTTTAGCAGATTTAGGCGAATTTCATTGTGCAAATTTTTCCCATAGTGTCTATTTAGCAGTACAACGTACAACATCTTATGAAATTAATAAGATTAAGACCTTAATTGAACAATTTAGCCAAGCCAGTGAACCAGATACACGTGCACAATATGATCTACGCTGCTTACTGACCATGAGCTCATTTGCACAATCTTCACGTCTTGCCAATCAAGAACTGACGATCCAAGCAGAATGGGCACCATTAATTGCTGTACTTTATCAAGATGATGAATTTCATGCTGCGATACAACAACAATATCAATGCCTACTGTCTTCATTTGTTAATGCAAATGAAGATGATGCTTTAATTCAAGCCAGAAAAATGATTAGCATGGTAACCGATCAGATGCTGCGCTATAGATTATCTCTGCTGTAG
- a CDS encoding cache domain-containing protein, whose product MTQNLYIQELQDLLTQIVDESTSTAERLANQTSRICAQHHIDPKKGIKLSTAERHLLQQEIKSALHHSSYSQGMGFASYSPETHDEQDYWTLEWWYKKAEQLQQAQLENYQNAQRFLDFRSFEWFQQPAQNNQPCIYGPYVDYICNGAYTITVAHPVIVNAQFIGVIAIDMLVSALEKLLIPKLKHIKQKAVIINDSARVISSNDVSIRIGTLLKHKSRQQQITRSNPSLQLIVL is encoded by the coding sequence ATGACCCAAAATCTATATATCCAAGAGCTTCAGGATTTATTGACACAAATTGTTGACGAAAGTACATCAACTGCTGAACGTTTAGCCAATCAAACCAGTCGTATTTGTGCCCAACATCATATTGATCCCAAAAAAGGCATTAAATTATCTACAGCAGAACGTCATTTATTGCAACAGGAAATTAAAAGTGCTTTACATCATAGTAGCTATAGCCAAGGCATGGGATTTGCCAGTTATAGCCCTGAGACACACGATGAACAAGATTATTGGACACTTGAATGGTGGTATAAAAAAGCTGAACAATTACAACAAGCACAACTTGAAAACTATCAGAATGCACAACGTTTTTTAGATTTCAGATCATTTGAATGGTTTCAGCAACCCGCACAAAACAATCAGCCGTGTATCTATGGTCCTTATGTTGATTATATCTGCAATGGTGCATATACCATTACAGTTGCCCACCCTGTTATTGTAAATGCTCAATTTATTGGTGTGATTGCGATTGATATGTTAGTTTCAGCTTTAGAAAAGCTGCTGATTCCAAAGCTCAAACATATCAAGCAAAAAGCAGTGATTATTAATGATAGCGCACGTGTCATTAGTTCCAATGATGTCAGTATTCGTATTGGCACTTTATTAAAACACAAAAGCAGACAACAGCAGATCACACGCAGCAACCCCTCACTACAATTGATTGTTTTATAA